The Fructilactobacillus myrtifloralis genome contains a region encoding:
- a CDS encoding MetQ/NlpA family ABC transporter substrate-binding protein has product MKKTWKWIIGIAVVLGIVGLGWHQFGGQAGRSSVKTVTLGSYGPDTQVWEYIAKLPETKKAGINLQVRDFSDGVSLNKATIQGQVDVNAFQMASYLQYFNEHSNKGQLAILGTTYLEPMGIYSRHYKAVKEIPNGATIAISNNPANTSRSLKLLQSAGLITLKGQPKAGLYSLQNVGENRKDLKFQEVDDHTGPRLLQDKNVAAVLIGNTMALQSHLNVKRDAIYHEHLSQATKGNINVIASNATKKNDPAYKKLVKLYHSKAAQKYIQKKFAGTKIDVDKPASYFKN; this is encoded by the coding sequence ATGAAAAAAACATGGAAATGGATTATCGGGATCGCCGTTGTCCTAGGAATTGTTGGATTAGGTTGGCACCAGTTTGGTGGGCAAGCCGGCCGGTCATCAGTCAAAACGGTTACCTTAGGGTCATACGGACCTGATACCCAGGTGTGGGAGTACATTGCCAAACTGCCAGAAACGAAAAAAGCTGGGATTAACCTACAAGTGCGTGATTTTTCGGATGGGGTTAGCCTGAATAAGGCCACCATCCAAGGTCAAGTGGATGTTAATGCCTTCCAGATGGCAAGTTATCTGCAGTACTTTAACGAACACAGTAACAAGGGCCAATTGGCAATCTTAGGAACGACCTACTTAGAGCCAATGGGGATTTATTCACGCCATTATAAAGCGGTGAAGGAGATCCCGAACGGAGCAACCATTGCGATTTCTAATAACCCAGCGAATACGTCGAGAAGCCTAAAGTTACTGCAGAGTGCGGGCTTAATTACCCTGAAGGGACAACCGAAAGCCGGCCTGTACAGTCTGCAAAATGTGGGAGAGAACCGCAAGGATTTGAAATTCCAAGAAGTTGACGACCACACTGGTCCACGGTTACTACAGGATAAGAACGTGGCGGCGGTGTTAATTGGAAATACCATGGCCCTGCAAAGTCATTTGAACGTGAAACGCGACGCAATTTACCACGAACACCTCAGTCAAGCGACCAAGGGGAACATTAACGTGATTGCAAGCAACGCCACCAAGAAAAATGATCCGGCGTACAAAAAATTAGTCAAGTTATACCACAGTAAGGCGGCCCAGAAATACATTCAAAAGAAATTTGCGGGCACGAAGATTGATGTCGATAAACCGGCCAGCTACTTTAAGAATTAG
- a CDS encoding GNAT family N-acetyltransferase yields the protein MTCIYVRKATEKDLPAISDIINAGRGFLKEQGINQWQGAYPTNDDIKRDIDNGIAYVIDVNGDVAGSATLHLGIDPDYLKMEEGEWKNGSEAHYSAIHRVSVSHNYRGQGLAYKLISGMLTISALLGFKDVRIDTHPKNEGMQHIILNSGFTKRGVIQTKMEEDDRFAYQIELD from the coding sequence ATGACTTGTATTTACGTTCGAAAGGCAACCGAAAAGGACTTGCCCGCCATTAGCGACATCATTAACGCTGGAAGAGGCTTTTTAAAGGAGCAGGGCATCAATCAGTGGCAAGGTGCCTATCCAACTAATGATGACATCAAGCGGGACATTGACAATGGCATTGCCTACGTAATTGATGTAAATGGTGACGTAGCGGGTTCAGCAACGTTACACCTTGGCATTGACCCTGACTATTTGAAAATGGAAGAAGGAGAATGGAAAAACGGTTCCGAAGCTCATTATTCCGCCATTCACCGGGTTTCCGTTTCCCATAACTACAGAGGGCAAGGGCTCGCCTACAAGCTCATTAGCGGAATGCTTACCATTTCTGCCCTGCTAGGGTTTAAAGACGTCCGCATTGACACCCACCCTAAAAACGAAGGGATGCAACACATCATCTTGAACAGCGGCTTTACGAAACGAGGCGTAATCCAAACCAAGATGGAAGAAGACGACCGGTTTGCATACCAAATCGAACTAGATTAG
- a CDS encoding AzlD domain-containing protein — MPSFEFVFLVILGCGLVTWLNRVIPFVLLKRFELPLAMVEFLSFVPVVIMAALWFTGLFHQHLGHLPTLNELNCLASIPTVLAAIISKNLLVIVVVGIISLAVLRLVI; from the coding sequence ATGCCTTCTTTTGAGTTTGTGTTCCTGGTTATTTTAGGTTGTGGCCTAGTGACCTGGCTGAATCGGGTAATTCCGTTTGTATTGTTAAAACGATTTGAATTACCGCTCGCCATGGTTGAATTTTTGAGTTTTGTACCGGTAGTGATCATGGCAGCCCTGTGGTTTACGGGCTTATTCCACCAGCACTTAGGGCACTTACCGACCCTAAACGAATTGAATTGTCTCGCTTCGATCCCAACGGTGCTAGCAGCAATCATCAGTAAGAACCTCTTGGTGATTGTCGTGGTCGGCATTATTTCCTTGGCTGTGTTACGGTTGGTAATCTGA
- a CDS encoding gamma-glutamyl-gamma-aminobutyrate hydrolase family protein yields the protein MKIGIAANVNRLDTENFNLDYANYTARVFIDVLQKHGVVPIIIPMTQIEMIPEYAALIDGLIIPGGQDVHPKLFAETSTQAETAHYLPHDHFEMSLVQEMMQRGKPILGICRGLQVINVTLGGSLHQDLATDFPESPVEHVAYEQPQAEIHAIDVEPTSVVAQAMGAHPKVNSIHHQALKRVASPLHVTARAHDDGVVEAVENDDASIVGVQWHPELMWEIDQRDEQLFLDFFARVQARVTN from the coding sequence GTGAAAATTGGAATTGCTGCCAACGTGAATCGGTTAGATACCGAAAACTTTAATTTGGATTATGCCAACTACACAGCCCGGGTTTTTATTGATGTTTTGCAAAAGCACGGCGTCGTGCCCATCATTATTCCCATGACGCAGATCGAGATGATTCCCGAATATGCAGCTTTAATTGATGGGTTAATCATTCCCGGAGGACAAGATGTGCATCCCAAGCTCTTTGCAGAAACGTCGACGCAAGCAGAAACAGCTCACTACCTTCCGCACGACCACTTTGAAATGAGTTTAGTTCAGGAAATGATGCAGCGCGGTAAGCCGATTCTGGGTATTTGTCGGGGGCTACAGGTCATTAACGTAACCCTCGGGGGTAGTCTCCATCAAGATTTGGCAACTGACTTTCCAGAGTCTCCGGTGGAACACGTTGCGTATGAACAACCACAAGCAGAAATTCATGCGATTGATGTCGAACCGACCAGCGTGGTGGCCCAAGCAATGGGCGCCCATCCGAAGGTTAACTCCATTCATCATCAAGCGTTAAAGCGGGTAGCGTCACCACTACACGTGACGGCGCGCGCTCACGATGATGGGGTGGTAGAAGCAGTTGAAAATGATGATGCTTCGATCGTTGGGGTGCAGTGGCATCCGGAATTAATGTGGGAAATTGATCAGCGGGATGAACAATTATTTTTAGATTTCTTTGCCCGGGTTCAGGCGCGAGTCACTAACTAA
- a CDS encoding phytoene desaturase family protein: MKQKITVIGAGVGGLTAALKLQAHGYDVTILEKNHHVGGKMNQLKVDGYRFDMGPTIVMMPDVYRQPFVETGADPTDYFTMQRVDPFMTVQIDDERYPISNDLVQLTKLFETSSDADMAGFLNYLADIYRKYLNAKDNFIDRSFRSPRDFFNLKTLKQAFQLKTFSSSYHDMQKFIPNQHLQYLLSFQTLYIGISPFSGPSIYNIIPMIELLYGVWFIDGGMYQYAKALERRFTELGGTIELGHPVEKIVTEQDQVVGVRVQGSVRSTDAVVVNADYPYAVETLLSQDAQRREHVSPQRVNQKLQYSMSCLLLYLGVDRKYQQLGLHTIKMASDFKRNLSEIETGVLPSDPSYYLYNPSALDDSFAPAGCSSLYVLVPVANLRHQHLTEAEAQTYAQQVIQQAEQDFALTDLANHVQVQRVFTPTDFAELYNSKYGTAFGLKPTLRQSNYFRPHNKARRIQGLYFAGASTHPGAGVPIVITSGELAAREVERDGSDD; encoded by the coding sequence ATGAAGCAAAAAATTACGGTAATTGGTGCTGGGGTTGGGGGCTTAACCGCTGCACTGAAACTTCAAGCGCACGGATATGACGTAACGATCTTGGAAAAAAACCACCACGTTGGCGGCAAGATGAACCAACTCAAAGTGGATGGTTATCGTTTTGATATGGGGCCGACCATCGTGATGATGCCGGACGTTTACCGGCAACCCTTTGTAGAAACTGGGGCTGACCCAACGGATTATTTTACGATGCAGCGGGTAGATCCGTTTATGACGGTCCAAATTGATGACGAACGGTATCCCATTTCGAATGATTTGGTGCAACTTACGAAGCTGTTTGAAACAAGCAGTGATGCGGATATGGCCGGTTTTTTAAACTATTTAGCGGATATCTACCGAAAGTATTTGAATGCAAAGGATAATTTTATTGATCGTAGTTTTCGGTCCCCCCGGGACTTTTTTAACCTAAAGACCCTAAAACAAGCCTTCCAGCTGAAAACTTTTTCGTCCTCTTATCACGATATGCAAAAGTTTATTCCGAACCAACACCTGCAATATTTATTGTCGTTTCAAACGTTGTACATTGGGATCTCACCCTTTAGTGGGCCCTCCATTTATAACATTATTCCGATGATTGAACTGCTTTACGGAGTGTGGTTTATCGACGGGGGCATGTACCAGTATGCAAAGGCTTTAGAACGCCGGTTTACTGAACTAGGTGGGACCATCGAACTCGGCCACCCCGTTGAAAAGATTGTCACCGAGCAGGATCAGGTTGTCGGTGTGCGGGTGCAGGGATCGGTGCGTTCTACGGACGCAGTGGTGGTGAATGCCGATTATCCGTATGCGGTTGAAACCTTATTGAGTCAGGATGCCCAACGCCGTGAGCACGTTAGTCCACAGCGGGTTAACCAAAAGCTACAGTATTCAATGTCTTGTCTGTTGCTGTACCTCGGAGTTGATCGGAAGTATCAACAATTAGGCTTGCATACGATTAAAATGGCCAGTGATTTCAAGCGCAACTTGAGTGAAATTGAAACCGGAGTTTTACCGAGTGATCCATCTTACTATCTGTATAATCCTAGTGCCCTTGATGATTCGTTTGCACCGGCCGGATGCTCATCTTTGTACGTACTGGTCCCAGTGGCCAACTTGCGGCATCAGCACCTAACTGAAGCAGAAGCGCAAACGTATGCCCAGCAAGTGATTCAGCAGGCAGAACAGGATTTTGCGTTAACCGACTTAGCGAACCACGTTCAGGTACAGCGGGTCTTTACGCCAACGGACTTTGCAGAACTGTATAACAGTAAGTATGGAACGGCCTTTGGCTTGAAACCAACCTTACGCCAGAGTAACTACTTTCGGCCTCACAATAAAGCGCGGCGAATTCAGGGTCTGTATTTTGCCGGAGCTAGTACGCATCCTGGAGCTGGAGTGCCCATCGTGATTACCAGCGGGGAACTGGCTGCCCGAGAAGTGGAACGAGATGGTTCAGATGACTAG
- a CDS encoding phytoene/squalene synthase family protein, which produces MTRAERLAPYLAEMAASEQVIKQQSTTFYYAFSQLPAYQAKSIFVLYDFLRQLDDAADTKQTEAFTRLRQLWQTVKLGTPQTRLGRNLLLVFQTFAIPMQLMDEMIQGQTHDLQHQPIRTWADLHHYCYLVAGTVGLMIMPILREHSLTTTERAHVIRVGIALQLTNILRDVQEDYRKDYVYLPQAVLFQAGIDLKCLNHTQRKLPTGLVHILKLLGKQAEHDYRVAPAVINLVPDSAGRVALALAINGYAAILKQLRRRNYNVSLGRVVVSNRVKAWLLVRAKLRYAI; this is translated from the coding sequence ATGACTAGAGCGGAAAGGTTAGCGCCCTATCTAGCAGAGATGGCTGCGAGTGAACAAGTGATTAAACAGCAGTCGACCACGTTTTACTATGCTTTTTCGCAATTACCGGCTTATCAGGCGAAGAGCATTTTTGTACTGTATGATTTTTTGCGACAACTGGATGATGCGGCGGATACCAAGCAAACGGAAGCATTTACGCGGTTACGTCAGCTGTGGCAGACCGTGAAGTTAGGGACACCCCAGACCCGGTTAGGGCGTAATTTACTGCTGGTGTTTCAGACGTTTGCAATTCCGATGCAGTTAATGGACGAGATGATCCAGGGCCAAACCCATGATTTACAGCATCAACCCATCCGGACCTGGGCAGATTTGCACCATTATTGTTACTTAGTGGCTGGAACGGTGGGGTTAATGATCATGCCAATTTTACGGGAGCATTCCTTGACGACCACCGAGCGAGCTCATGTGATTCGAGTGGGGATTGCGTTACAACTGACTAATATTTTACGCGATGTGCAGGAAGATTATCGCAAGGACTATGTTTATTTACCCCAGGCGGTCCTTTTTCAAGCTGGGATTGATTTAAAGTGTTTGAACCATACCCAGCGCAAGTTACCAACTGGGTTAGTTCACATCTTAAAATTGTTGGGCAAGCAGGCGGAGCATGATTATCGGGTTGCCCCAGCGGTCATCAACCTGGTTCCGGATTCTGCGGGTCGGGTAGCTTTGGCACTCGCAATTAATGGGTATGCTGCGATTTTAAAGCAACTCCGTCGGCGTAATTACAATGTTTCGCTGGGCCGGGTAGTAGTTAGTAATCGGGTCAAGGCGTGGTTATTAGTCCGGGCCAAGTTACGATATGCAATTTAA
- a CDS encoding folate family ECF transporter S component produces the protein MNYLQKWGLRPLSLKGMTYLAILMALEIIIGRFSIGSSSVRFSFTFIVIALIAKWYGPFWSTGVAIIVDFIATLFSGQPYFPGFALSAVLVSLIYSVAFFKPSHISWLRVLVTVAIITIFVNLLLNSWWVSIIAQTPFSYFLGLRLGKNLISYPIQVILLYWVLNNRTIQSFKPQIFK, from the coding sequence ATGAATTATTTACAGAAGTGGGGCCTTCGCCCCTTAAGTTTAAAAGGTATGACCTACCTTGCAATTTTAATGGCCTTAGAAATTATCATCGGCCGCTTTTCCATCGGGAGTAGCAGCGTCCGCTTCTCCTTCACTTTTATCGTAATTGCTCTAATCGCCAAATGGTATGGTCCGTTTTGGTCAACCGGAGTTGCCATCATCGTGGACTTCATCGCGACCCTCTTCAGTGGGCAACCCTATTTCCCGGGTTTTGCCCTCTCGGCCGTATTAGTAAGTTTGATTTACAGCGTGGCCTTTTTTAAACCGAGTCACATCAGCTGGCTTCGGGTACTAGTCACAGTGGCAATCATTACTATTTTCGTAAATCTCTTATTAAATTCATGGTGGGTTTCCATCATTGCCCAGACCCCCTTTTCCTACTTCCTTGGTCTGCGGCTGGGGAAAAATTTAATTTCTTACCCAATTCAAGTAATTCTGTTGTATTGGGTCCTCAATAATCGAACCATTCAAAGCTTTAAACCACAAATTTTTAAATAA
- a CDS encoding thiolase family protein yields the protein MKKIAIVSAKRTPIGKINGQLQSLTAVELGTIVTKAILQDTGIEPDQVDQVIFGNVIQAGAGQNVARQIELNSGVPQTSTACTINQVCGSGMKAVRMGQTAIQVGDCEVAIVGGTESMSNAPYLNRQVRSGHQFGGFQLEDSIESDGLNDANSHQPMGTTAEAVAEQFHVSRAEQDQFALRSHQQAAQATADESFKAEVVPITIQKKKTTVTITTDETIRPDTSLTQLQKLRPAFASTGTVTAGNAASLNDGASALLLMSVDKAQALGLTPLAILDDYTEAGCNPAIMGYAPYYAVQKLFQKTGTTINDFDLVELNEAFASQSVAVARDLNIPHEKLNVTGGAIALGHPLGDSGARILTTLIHNLHRTKQRRGLATLCIGGGMAMAYSLHLPESRS from the coding sequence GTGAAAAAAATTGCCATAGTCAGCGCTAAGCGGACACCCATCGGAAAAATCAACGGCCAACTGCAATCACTCACTGCGGTTGAGCTCGGAACCATTGTTACCAAAGCCATTTTACAAGATACGGGGATTGAACCCGATCAAGTCGACCAGGTCATCTTTGGCAACGTCATTCAAGCGGGAGCCGGGCAAAACGTTGCCAGACAGATTGAACTCAACAGTGGCGTGCCCCAAACGAGTACCGCCTGCACCATCAACCAGGTATGCGGTTCGGGAATGAAAGCCGTCCGCATGGGACAAACAGCCATCCAAGTTGGAGATTGTGAGGTCGCCATCGTCGGGGGGACCGAGAGCATGTCAAACGCCCCCTACCTCAACCGCCAAGTTCGCAGTGGGCACCAATTCGGGGGCTTTCAATTAGAGGATAGCATTGAAAGTGACGGCTTAAACGATGCCAATTCCCACCAACCAATGGGAACCACCGCGGAAGCGGTTGCCGAGCAATTCCATGTCTCGCGCGCAGAGCAAGATCAATTTGCCCTCCGCTCCCATCAACAAGCGGCTCAGGCCACCGCAGACGAGTCATTTAAAGCAGAAGTCGTTCCCATCACCATTCAGAAAAAGAAAACGACCGTTACCATTACCACTGATGAAACGATTCGCCCCGACACGAGCCTCACGCAGTTGCAAAAATTACGGCCCGCCTTTGCTAGTACCGGGACCGTTACCGCCGGAAATGCGGCTAGTCTAAACGACGGCGCGTCAGCCCTCTTGTTAATGTCAGTTGATAAGGCACAAGCCCTTGGCCTAACCCCGCTGGCCATTCTCGATGACTATACAGAAGCTGGCTGTAATCCAGCAATCATGGGCTACGCCCCCTACTATGCCGTTCAAAAATTGTTTCAAAAAACCGGCACAACCATCAACGACTTTGACCTGGTTGAGCTAAACGAAGCGTTTGCCTCCCAGAGTGTCGCCGTCGCCCGCGACTTAAACATTCCGCACGAAAAGCTCAACGTCACCGGAGGAGCAATTGCCCTCGGTCATCCACTCGGTGACTCCGGCGCCCGCATTTTAACCACCTTAATCCACAACTTACACCGCACCAAGCAACGCCGGGGACTCGCAACCCTGTGCATCGGGGGCGGAATGGCAATGGCCTACAGCCTCCACCTTCCGGAATCCCGGTCATAG
- the ppk1 gene encoding polyphosphate kinase 1: MASEINYDGKCYNRDLSWLLFNRRVIELANETTTPFLDRFRFLAIAANNLDEFYSVRVPSLQSQMELTHDGVEEKSGLHYSKILKKLHKRNEKNFQIQYDYFNRLSEQLPAEQLGQFVTYEQLNPHERERADQVFDQRILPFLSFTTYDDNYNLDYLKDKRMALAVKMKTKGKQRIRIVPVPLEVRRTIRLTLEDQLYYLRVEDLIRHNLTNLFDDGKIERILTFRINRDLDASLDVDKDDNNQDTIKNLRHYLADREKGRITQFAIESLPDVDSAFISEFIQKFKIDEQAVYRIPGPLDLTFLLPLLKPWKKAQPTLVYPKFTAQQWTAQQSMLQYLQEHDLLLQYPDDSFDQFLTFLREAIADPQTIAIKQTIYRVADNSAVIELLKEAAQKGIQVTVMIELRARFDEANNLKVTSELEDAGCNIIFGKKYMKVHSKTCLVLTKDGVDPAGYVQIGTGNYNEATAKGFVDLSLFSSRADYVKDLAAFFNYLEQPGAQPPKYKSLAASPHRIEDMVIQNIQKVKEYYQATGRGHVFLKVNSLTDVDVIAAIYDAARVGVPFRLIVRGACCLEVGVCGPRENIVVSSVVGQFLEHSRIYAFYDEGTNLWISSADLMTRNMDNRVELAAPVFDPKMQQRLEHIIAIYSQDDVDGFFMNQKGKYFKYESPKGHSAQQTFLHELADRQQATAPNAVQRAWMHVTDWWHHQRKH; encoded by the coding sequence ATGGCAAGTGAAATTAATTACGATGGCAAATGCTATAACCGTGATTTAAGTTGGCTGTTGTTTAACCGGCGGGTGATTGAACTCGCTAACGAGACGACAACCCCGTTTTTAGACCGGTTCCGGTTCTTAGCGATTGCCGCGAACAACCTTGATGAATTTTACAGTGTGCGGGTTCCAAGTCTGCAAAGTCAGATGGAACTCACGCACGATGGCGTTGAAGAAAAATCGGGGTTACACTACTCCAAGATTTTGAAAAAGCTCCACAAGCGTAACGAAAAGAACTTTCAAATTCAGTATGACTACTTCAACCGGCTCAGTGAGCAACTACCGGCAGAGCAGTTGGGGCAGTTTGTGACCTATGAACAGCTGAACCCACACGAACGCGAACGTGCTGATCAGGTGTTTGACCAACGGATTTTGCCGTTTTTGAGTTTTACCACGTATGACGACAATTACAACCTTGATTATTTAAAGGATAAGCGCATGGCGCTTGCCGTTAAAATGAAAACCAAGGGCAAACAACGGATTCGGATCGTACCGGTTCCCTTAGAAGTGCGCCGGACTATCCGGCTCACGTTGGAGGACCAGTTGTACTACCTGCGGGTGGAAGATTTGATTCGGCATAATTTAACCAATCTCTTTGACGACGGCAAGATTGAACGCATCCTGACTTTCCGAATTAATCGGGATTTGGACGCTTCTTTAGACGTGGATAAGGATGATAATAACCAGGATACGATTAAGAACCTGCGCCACTATTTAGCTGACCGAGAAAAGGGGCGGATTACGCAGTTTGCAATCGAATCCTTGCCTGACGTGGACAGTGCGTTCATTAGTGAATTCATTCAAAAGTTTAAAATTGATGAGCAGGCGGTTTACCGAATTCCGGGACCGTTAGACTTAACCTTCTTACTGCCCCTCTTAAAACCGTGGAAGAAGGCCCAGCCAACGTTAGTTTATCCCAAGTTTACGGCCCAGCAATGGACGGCCCAGCAATCGATGTTGCAGTATTTACAGGAACATGACCTATTACTGCAGTATCCGGATGATTCCTTCGACCAGTTTTTAACCTTTTTGCGGGAAGCCATCGCTGATCCACAAACAATTGCGATTAAACAAACGATTTACCGGGTGGCAGATAATTCCGCGGTCATTGAACTACTGAAGGAAGCTGCCCAAAAGGGAATTCAAGTTACCGTAATGATTGAGTTGCGGGCTCGATTTGACGAAGCCAATAATTTGAAGGTCACTAGTGAGCTAGAAGACGCGGGCTGTAACATCATCTTTGGAAAGAAATATATGAAGGTGCACAGTAAAACCTGTTTGGTGCTAACCAAGGATGGCGTGGACCCAGCCGGGTACGTCCAGATTGGAACGGGAAACTATAACGAAGCTACGGCCAAGGGCTTTGTTGATTTAAGCTTGTTCTCTAGTCGGGCGGACTACGTTAAGGACCTGGCCGCCTTCTTTAATTACTTGGAACAACCGGGCGCTCAACCACCAAAGTACAAGTCGTTGGCAGCGTCTCCACACCGAATCGAGGACATGGTAATTCAAAACATCCAAAAGGTGAAGGAATACTACCAAGCCACCGGGCGGGGACACGTCTTTTTGAAGGTTAATTCCCTGACGGACGTTGACGTGATTGCCGCAATTTATGATGCTGCCCGAGTGGGGGTTCCGTTCCGCTTGATTGTGCGCGGGGCCTGCTGTCTAGAGGTCGGTGTCTGCGGGCCGCGGGAAAACATCGTTGTTTCTAGTGTGGTTGGACAATTCCTTGAACACAGTCGTATCTATGCCTTTTATGATGAGGGTACTAATTTGTGGATTTCATCTGCAGACTTGATGACCCGGAACATGGATAACCGGGTTGAACTGGCTGCTCCGGTGTTTGATCCAAAGATGCAACAACGCTTAGAACACATCATTGCCATATACAGTCAAGATGACGTGGACGGTTTCTTCATGAACCAAAAGGGGAAGTACTTTAAGTATGAGAGTCCGAAGGGGCACTCAGCGCAACAAACCTTTTTGCATGAGTTGGCTGACCGGCAACAAGCCACGGCGCCCAATGCTGTGCAACGAGCATGGATGCATGTTACTGATTGGTGGCACCACCAGCGAAAGCACTAA
- a CDS encoding DUF2252 domain-containing protein produces MSKKKLVPYEFNQTDITTQTDTELIAEGQRLGLDKDYADIAGYKPHKRNVKKIMDVRNSLLYKKLLKVKRERMSGSDFAFFRGTVDIMNYDLDRYPNSGIKTLIGGDAHLGNFGYYGSSEGQLLFDMNDFDESHVAFWEYDVKRLLVSALLVAKQQGFDISKDVNPFLHKVMQTYLRTLVHLKNLPAMERFITPNTLHNISSTFDAIHDDRDQFDQSFAKIVSKTVEKAVQSNSDYAVQKYTEVQDGKRRFIENAPVTKHVGDKTYQQLTKGYYEYRHHARSDVHQFLSQFHIVDLVRHSVGVGSVGTLCYLMLLENGSGDYLVLQIKQALPIYQNSEIYVNKRHSSGEEIVNCQRVLQSSSDRFLGYFDTKKYSFYVRQFKDMKGSVKLNKLDWAAYCDYVSVCMSLLARAHSQSSTYPMIIGYLQSQTWMDRAFVDYANHYLKQVELDYHTFTKGEKHGK; encoded by the coding sequence ATGAGCAAAAAAAAGTTAGTCCCTTATGAATTTAATCAAACTGATATCACCACCCAAACCGATACCGAGTTAATCGCGGAAGGTCAACGGTTAGGGTTAGATAAAGACTATGCCGACATTGCCGGTTACAAACCCCACAAACGGAACGTGAAAAAAATCATGGACGTGCGGAATTCCCTCCTGTATAAGAAATTATTGAAGGTCAAGCGGGAACGGATGTCTGGTTCAGACTTTGCCTTTTTCCGAGGTACGGTTGATATTATGAACTATGATTTAGATCGTTATCCCAATAGTGGAATCAAAACCTTGATTGGTGGGGATGCACACCTGGGGAACTTTGGTTACTACGGTTCGTCAGAAGGCCAGTTACTCTTTGACATGAATGATTTCGATGAATCCCACGTGGCCTTTTGGGAATATGATGTTAAGCGTTTGTTAGTTAGTGCCTTGTTGGTTGCTAAACAACAAGGGTTTGACATTTCTAAAGATGTGAATCCTTTCTTACATAAGGTTATGCAAACGTACTTACGGACGTTAGTGCACCTAAAGAACTTACCGGCCATGGAACGGTTTATCACACCGAACACGTTACACAACATTTCGTCCACCTTTGATGCCATTCATGACGACCGGGATCAATTTGACCAGTCGTTTGCTAAAATCGTTAGTAAAACGGTCGAAAAGGCGGTTCAAAGCAATTCCGACTACGCCGTGCAAAAGTACACGGAGGTTCAGGACGGCAAACGGCGGTTTATTGAAAATGCCCCGGTTACTAAACACGTTGGAGATAAGACTTACCAACAGTTGACCAAGGGTTATTACGAATACCGTCACCACGCTCGTAGTGATGTCCACCAGTTCCTGTCCCAATTCCACATCGTCGACCTTGTCCGGCACAGCGTGGGGGTCGGTAGTGTCGGCACCCTGTGTTACCTGATGTTATTGGAAAATGGGAGTGGGGATTACCTAGTCCTACAAATTAAGCAGGCCCTCCCGATTTACCAAAACTCGGAAATTTACGTTAACAAACGGCATTCATCTGGAGAAGAAATCGTGAACTGTCAACGGGTCTTGCAAAGTTCTTCGGACCGCTTTTTAGGGTACTTTGATACGAAGAAGTACAGCTTTTACGTGCGGCAGTTTAAGGATATGAAGGGCTCCGTTAAGCTTAACAAGTTAGACTGGGCTGCTTATTGTGATTACGTATCTGTATGCATGAGTTTGTTAGCGCGGGCCCACAGTCAGTCATCAACGTACCCAATGATTATTGGATACTTACAGAGTCAAACCTGGATGGACCGGGCCTTTGTAGACTACGCCAACCACTACCTGAAACAAGTTGAACTAGACTACCACACTTTCACTAAGGGAGAAAAACATGGCAAGTGA